Genomic window (Bacteroides sp.):
GGTGGGTGGTTTGCTTTCGGGAGATAAACCGGCCTATAAATATCTTGCCCATTCAGCTTCCGATTTTTATACCCCCAAAGAAATGAAAAAGATCCTGCTGAAGGCAGGGTTCAGCCAAGTGGATTATAAGCAGTTGGTGGGTGGGGTCGCCGCCCTGTGGACCTGCATCAAATAATCCTGGGATTACCGTAAATAAAAAAAGCCTGTGAACGCAGGCTTTTTGTTTTGTTAACGGGTGCTTACTTCTTAATATCGTAGAAGCAACGTTTGGGTGAATACAATGTGCCCGAAACGGTCAGTTTCTTGATCTCTTTATCTACTTCATTTTTCTCCAGTCCTGACAATTCGGCCACCTCGCCAGATTTAAGAGGCTTGCCTGCTTGTTCAAATGCCTTAATAATTTTTTCCTTTGCACTCATGTCGATGGTGTTAATTTTTAAGTAATTGAATATTCTGAAGGAATTCCTGATTATGAATTGTTGCAAAATTCAATGATTTTTTTGAAATATTCAAGGAAAACCACAACCTTTGGATCAAAATTCTCATATTTTATTTTTCTTGTTTTAACCCTTTGGTTTTAAAGGCAGAAGCGGCAATCAGCCATTTTCAGATATTTAGAATGGTTTTAAGTTATTAGTCAAAAACCTAATAATCAATAAGGTGTAAAGGAGTGGCATTAAATATATAATTTAGATCAACCTGTTTTTTTGATAATAAATTATAGCTTTGCCATTGGAATAAGTTGAAACTTATTTAACAATACATTTCAAATTTTTTAAAATTCACTACAATGGCAAAAAGAGGTGATATTGTCATCGACATTGAACGCTGCAAAGGCTGCGGAATTTGTGTGCCTTTTTGTCCCACGGAGACGATAGCCCTGGGGCCCGAGGTGAACAGCAAAGGGTATCATTATCTGGTTAAGGTTAACGACGCCTGCACGGGCTGCACAAACTGCGCA
Coding sequences:
- a CDS encoding MarR family transcriptional regulator; translation: MQQFIIRNSFRIFNYLKINTIDMSAKEKIIKAFEQAGKPLKSGEVAELSGLEKNEVDKEIKKLTVSGTLYSPKRCFYDIKK
- a CDS encoding 4Fe-4S binding protein is translated as MAKRGDIVIDIERCKGCGICVPFCPTETIALGPEVNSKGYHYLVKVNDACTGCTNCAVVCPDAVITVYREK